A window of Lepidochelys kempii isolate rLepKem1 chromosome 1, rLepKem1.hap2, whole genome shotgun sequence contains these coding sequences:
- the LOC140906823 gene encoding natural killer cells antigen CD94-like, with product MVLYSEGDGSKEVDMEDEDGYTILNFHSRNPAFTHEPSGTNKESIPLHSKWRCTALILGILCLLLLVTAGILGIQGHKCSLCPENWFLYGEVCYHLSTEWKTWQGSKDYCSSHDSRLIKIENKEELDFIVSLSCRMWIGLSRNAVNGTWVWEDGAALPTDLFQVSEKYYEGDCVVLEDGKAQSYGCIHHNRCVCKKKVLSWNLFNQHKKKPRKDGIIV from the exons ATGGTATTATACTCAGAAGGTGATGGCAGCAAAGAAGTGGAtatggaggatgaggatggatacaccattttaaattttcattctaGGAATCCAGCCTTCACCCATGAACCTTCAGGAACAAACAAAG AATCCATCCCTTTGCATTCCAAATGGCGATGCACAGCACTGATTTTGGGGATCCTCTGCCTGCTATTGCTGGTAACTGCAGGGATCTTGGGTATCCAGG GCCACAAATGCAGCCTTTGCCCAGAGAATTGGTTCTTGTATGGGGAAGTCTGTTACCACCTCTCAACTGAATGGAAAACGTGGCAAGGAAGTAAAGATTATTGTTCTTCTCATGACTCCAGACTTATTAAGATAGAAAACAAGGAAGAACTG GATTTCATAGTATCATTGTCATGTCGCATGTGGATTGGATTATCCCGTAATGCAGTCAATGGGACCTGGGTGTGGGAGGATGGTGCAGCACTTCCCACTGACTT GTTTCAAGTCAGTGAAAAGTACTATGAAGGGGACTGTGTGGTTTTGGAAGATGGTAAAGCCCAGTCCTATGGTTGCATACATCATAATCGTTGTGTTTGTAAGAAAAAAGTGCTTAGTTGGAATCTGTTTAACCAGCACAAGAAGAAACCTAGAAAAGATGGAATCATAGTCTAG